A stretch of the Filimonas lacunae genome encodes the following:
- a CDS encoding efflux RND transporter periplasmic adaptor subunit, translating into MKRILLFVSLYVVVYHTSCKPKEKEKEEATKFLVTSPITMDTTVTKDYVAQIRSIRSIELRTQEKGYLQNIYVDEGQFVKKGQLLFKIMPLLYEAEMQKSQAEVNAAEIEVANTQPLADKNIVSKNELAMAKAKLGKAKAELELSKAHLAFTEIRAPFDGLIDRLHMKLGSLVEEGELLTSLSDNSQMWVYFNVSEQEYLNYQQMVKAQGKLKVKLRMANNEMFEHPGIVETIEADFNNETGNIAFRATFPNPKGLLRNGETGAIRVTDPLKGAMLIPQKATFEVLEKKYVYVIDKDNKVQSREIKIGAELPHIFIIQEGLSTGDKILLEGLRQVKENEKIEYKFEKPEEVLSHLELYAE; encoded by the coding sequence ATGAAGAGAATCCTTCTGTTCGTGAGTTTGTATGTGGTAGTATACCATACAAGTTGCAAACCAAAAGAAAAAGAAAAAGAAGAAGCTACTAAATTCCTGGTAACATCGCCCATTACAATGGACACCACTGTTACCAAAGATTATGTAGCACAAATTCGTTCTATCCGTAGCATTGAACTGAGAACCCAGGAAAAGGGTTACCTCCAGAATATTTATGTAGATGAAGGGCAGTTTGTAAAGAAAGGACAGCTGCTGTTTAAGATCATGCCCCTGTTGTACGAAGCAGAAATGCAGAAGTCACAGGCCGAAGTAAATGCTGCTGAAATTGAAGTAGCCAACACACAGCCACTGGCAGATAAGAACATTGTATCTAAAAATGAACTGGCTATGGCTAAAGCTAAGCTGGGCAAGGCTAAAGCAGAGCTGGAATTATCAAAAGCACACCTGGCCTTTACAGAAATCAGGGCGCCTTTTGATGGTTTGATAGATCGTTTACACATGAAGCTGGGTAGCCTGGTAGAAGAAGGTGAATTACTGACCAGCTTAAGCGATAACAGCCAGATGTGGGTGTATTTCAACGTGTCTGAGCAGGAGTACCTGAACTACCAGCAAATGGTAAAAGCGCAGGGAAAACTGAAAGTGAAACTGCGTATGGCCAACAACGAAATGTTTGAGCATCCGGGTATTGTAGAAACCATTGAAGCCGATTTTAACAACGAAACCGGCAACATTGCATTCAGGGCTACATTCCCTAACCCTAAAGGGTTGCTGCGTAATGGCGAAACTGGTGCTATAAGGGTAACTGACCCGCTGAAAGGCGCTATGCTTATTCCACAAAAAGCCACTTTTGAAGTACTGGAAAAGAAATATGTGTACGTGATTGATAAAGACAACAAGGTGCAATCCAGAGAAATCAAAATTGGAGCAGAGTTGCCACATATTTTCATCATTCAGGAAGGCCTTTCTACAGGCGATAAAATCCTGCTGGAAGGTTTGCGTCAGGTAAAAGAAAATGAAAAGATAGAATACAAGTTTGAGAAGCCAGAAGAAGTGTTATCGCACCTGGAATTATATGCTGAATAA
- a CDS encoding efflux RND transporter permease subunit — MFSKFIHRPVFAIVISIVIVFMGTLAILKLPTSQFPDIAPTTVNIFIAYPGASADVLVQSTLITLENAINGVQDMRYMATDATSAGEATLRIIFEPGTDPNQAVIRVKTRVDQVMPLLPELVQREGVVITPIQPSMLMYVNLYAKDKNMDEKFLYNYANVKMLPEINRIKGVARSQILGSRTYAMRIWLNPDRMRAYNVSVDDVMKALGEQSIVGRPGRIGQSSGIKAQSLEYVLTYKGRFSEPEQYENVIVRANANGERIRLKDIGKAELGSEFFDIYSNLDGHPSASIVLKQNYGSNANEVIESVKKKLEEMKETFPPGLDYKISYDVSKFLDASIEQVIDTLRDAFILVAIVVFIFLGDWRSTLIPILAVPVSLVGAFFVIQFFGITINLVTLFALVLAIGIVVDDAIVVVEAVHAKFEEHPHISPYRAVKMVLGEISGAIIAITAVMVSVFIPISFMSGPVGTFYRQFSITMASSIVISAIIALTLTPVLCAMLLKNHHGHPKKKNLFTRALDSFNRGFDKMTGGYVSILKRIVNRRWVTFIVLIAFCAGTYFVNKSLPSGFIPIEDQGTIYAIIQTPPGSTLETTNEVSRRLQKICEEVDGVESVSSLAGYEIMTEGRGSNAGTCLINLKSWGERKHKVTEIMKELEEKSKDLGAKIEFFEPPAIPGFGASGGFSMRLLDKNTTTDYQDFDKVQKAFMEELAKHKELTGLFSFFAANYPQYELEVDNDLAMQKGVSIGKAMENLDIMIGSTYEQGFIKFNRFFKVYVQSDPQFRRLPSDILNLYVKNDQGEMVPYSAFMKLRKTQGPNEITRYNMYNSAAIQGLPAEGYTTADAIAAVKEVAKKLPKGYDIAWEGLSFDEANKGNEAIYIFAIVLIFVYFVLAAQYESFIIPLAVIISLPVGIFGTFFFLKMMGLENNIYAQVGLIMLVGLLGKNAVLIVEFAVQKRSEGLTITEAAIEGAKVRFRPILMTSFAFIAGLIPLVIAKGAGAIGNRTLGGAALGGMLFGTVFGVIIVPGLYYIFGSLANGRKLIKFEEETSLSEGFVHQIDDFSHNEEGE; from the coding sequence ATGTTTTCTAAATTTATACATAGGCCTGTATTTGCGATAGTGATTTCGATTGTTATTGTATTTATGGGTACCCTGGCAATCCTCAAATTGCCAACCTCCCAGTTTCCCGATATTGCGCCTACTACGGTCAATATCTTTATTGCCTATCCCGGCGCCAGTGCCGATGTACTGGTGCAATCCACACTCATTACCCTGGAAAACGCCATCAATGGTGTGCAGGACATGCGTTACATGGCCACAGATGCCACCAGTGCGGGTGAAGCCACATTAAGAATCATTTTTGAGCCGGGCACCGACCCCAACCAGGCGGTGATACGGGTGAAGACCCGGGTAGACCAGGTAATGCCGCTGTTACCTGAACTGGTACAGCGCGAAGGGGTGGTAATCACCCCCATACAGCCCAGTATGTTGATGTATGTGAACCTGTATGCGAAGGATAAGAACATGGATGAAAAATTCCTGTACAACTATGCCAACGTAAAAATGCTCCCTGAAATTAACCGTATCAAGGGTGTAGCACGTTCACAGATATTAGGTAGCCGTACCTATGCCATGCGTATATGGCTGAACCCGGATCGTATGCGTGCATACAATGTTTCTGTAGATGATGTAATGAAAGCGCTGGGCGAACAAAGTATTGTAGGCCGTCCCGGACGTATAGGTCAAAGCTCTGGTATTAAAGCGCAGTCACTCGAATACGTATTAACCTATAAAGGACGTTTCAGTGAACCGGAGCAATACGAAAATGTGATTGTACGCGCCAACGCCAACGGTGAGCGCATTCGTTTAAAAGATATTGGTAAAGCAGAGTTAGGTAGTGAATTCTTTGATATTTATTCTAACCTCGATGGGCATCCATCCGCTTCTATCGTATTAAAGCAGAACTATGGCAGTAACGCCAACGAGGTAATTGAAAGTGTGAAAAAGAAGCTGGAGGAAATGAAGGAAACCTTCCCTCCGGGCCTGGATTACAAAATCAGCTATGACGTATCTAAATTCCTGGACGCTTCTATTGAGCAGGTAATTGATACGCTGCGTGATGCGTTTATCCTGGTGGCTATTGTGGTATTCATCTTCCTGGGCGACTGGCGCTCTACGTTGATCCCGATTCTGGCGGTACCTGTATCGCTGGTAGGTGCCTTCTTCGTTATCCAGTTTTTTGGTATTACCATTAACCTGGTTACTTTGTTTGCGTTGGTACTGGCTATTGGTATTGTGGTCGATGACGCCATTGTGGTGGTGGAAGCGGTGCATGCGAAGTTTGAAGAGCATCCGCATATTTCACCTTACAGAGCAGTGAAGATGGTGCTGGGTGAAATCAGTGGTGCTATCATCGCTATTACCGCGGTGATGGTGTCGGTATTCATTCCTATTTCGTTCATGTCCGGACCTGTAGGTACATTCTACCGTCAGTTCTCTATCACCATGGCCAGCTCTATCGTAATCTCGGCTATCATCGCCCTTACGCTTACGCCGGTATTATGTGCCATGCTGTTGAAAAACCATCATGGTCATCCGAAAAAGAAAAATTTATTTACCCGTGCACTAGATAGCTTCAACCGTGGCTTTGATAAAATGACCGGCGGTTATGTAAGCATATTAAAAAGGATTGTTAACAGAAGATGGGTTACGTTCATCGTGTTGATAGCTTTCTGTGCCGGGACTTATTTTGTGAATAAATCACTGCCTTCCGGCTTTATTCCTATTGAAGACCAGGGTACTATTTACGCCATTATTCAAACGCCTCCGGGTTCCACACTGGAAACCACCAACGAGGTATCGCGCAGATTACAGAAGATTTGTGAAGAGGTTGACGGCGTAGAATCTGTATCGTCACTGGCAGGTTATGAGATTATGACAGAAGGCCGCGGTTCCAACGCCGGTACCTGTTTAATTAACCTGAAATCATGGGGTGAAAGAAAACACAAGGTTACCGAGATCATGAAGGAGCTGGAAGAGAAATCCAAAGATCTGGGTGCCAAAATTGAATTCTTTGAACCGCCAGCTATTCCGGGCTTTGGTGCTTCCGGTGGTTTCTCTATGCGTTTGCTGGATAAAAACACCACTACCGATTACCAGGATTTTGACAAGGTGCAAAAAGCGTTTATGGAAGAACTGGCCAAGCATAAAGAACTAACAGGTTTGTTCAGCTTCTTTGCGGCCAACTATCCTCAGTACGAGCTGGAAGTGGATAACGATCTGGCTATGCAGAAAGGGGTGTCAATAGGCAAGGCCATGGAAAACCTGGACATCATGATCGGTAGTACTTACGAGCAGGGCTTTATCAAGTTCAACCGTTTCTTCAAAGTATATGTTCAGTCCGATCCGCAGTTCAGAAGATTGCCTTCCGACATCCTTAATTTATATGTAAAGAACGATCAGGGTGAAATGGTGCCATACTCTGCGTTTATGAAACTGAGGAAAACCCAGGGCCCCAATGAGATTACCCGCTATAACATGTACAACTCTGCGGCTATCCAGGGTTTACCTGCCGAAGGTTATACTACCGCCGACGCCATTGCAGCGGTGAAAGAAGTGGCTAAAAAACTGCCTAAAGGGTATGATATTGCCTGGGAAGGTTTATCGTTCGATGAAGCGAACAAGGGTAACGAAGCCATTTACATCTTCGCGATTGTATTGATATTCGTATACTTTGTACTGGCTGCACAATATGAAAGCTTTATCATTCCGCTGGCGGTGATCATCTCCTTACCGGTAGGTATTTTCGGTACTTTCTTCTTCCTGAAAATGATGGGCCTGGAAAACAACATCTATGCTCAGGTAGGTTTGATCATGCTGGTGGGGCTGTTAGGTAAAAACGCCGTATTGATTGTGGAGTTTGCGGTGCAGAAACGTTCAGAAGGTCTTACCATTACCGAGGCAGCCATAGAAGGCGCTAAAGTGCGTTTCCGTCCTATCTTAATGACCTCATTCGCCTTTATCGCAGGTTTGATACCATTGGTAATTGCCAAAGGTGCAGGTGCCATCGGTAACCGCACACTGGGTGGCGCTGCGTTAGGTGGTATGCTGTTCGGTACTGTGTTCGGCGTAATTATAGTGCCTGGTTTGTACTACATTTTCGGTTCACTGGCCAACGGTCGCAAGCTGATTAAGTTTGAAGAAGAGACTTCACTGTCCGAAGGATTCGTGCATCAGATAGATGATTTTTCACACAATGAAGAAGGAGAATAA
- a CDS encoding TolC family protein, protein MKKENNMVKKLKYSSLAIASAALSITACKLPAVVEKTENNNLPASYGNSQDTLSAAKIKWKEYFTDPYLNALIDTALVNNQELNITLQEIEMSRNEVRARKGEYLPFVGVRAGVGAEKAAKYTLQGALEEKVPIVDDKENPKPVGDFLLGVYANWEIDIWNKLHNATKASYNHFLASMEGRNFVITNLIAEVANSYYELLALDNQLDIVNKNIEILTSALEIVKMQKEATRVTELAVKKFEAEVLKTKSMQYDIKQQVTETENKINFLLGRYPQPIARNDQSFNSLVPPAIHAGMPAQLLANRPDIRQAELEITAAKLDIKVAKAQFYPSLGISAAFGYQAFNPSYFLHTPESILYSLAGDLMAPLVNRNAIKATYMNASAKQIQAVYNYQKTVINAYVEVANQLSKIGNLEKSYDLKSQQVDALTQSIDISNALFKSARADYMEVLMTQRDALESKFELVETKKQQMNAMVNVYRALGGGW, encoded by the coding sequence ATGAAGAAGGAGAATAACATGGTAAAAAAATTGAAATATAGCAGCCTGGCAATTGCTTCGGCAGCACTCAGTATCACTGCATGTAAGCTGCCCGCTGTTGTGGAGAAAACTGAAAACAATAATCTTCCTGCGAGTTATGGCAACTCGCAGGATACACTTAGCGCTGCCAAGATTAAGTGGAAAGAATACTTTACAGATCCTTACTTAAATGCCCTGATTGATACAGCGCTGGTAAACAACCAGGAGCTGAACATTACCTTACAGGAAATTGAAATGAGCCGCAACGAGGTACGTGCCCGCAAAGGGGAGTATTTACCTTTTGTAGGTGTGAGAGCAGGGGTAGGGGCAGAGAAGGCAGCCAAATACACGCTACAGGGTGCATTGGAAGAGAAAGTGCCTATTGTAGACGATAAAGAAAACCCGAAACCGGTAGGTGATTTCCTGCTGGGGGTGTATGCCAATTGGGAAATAGATATCTGGAACAAGTTGCATAATGCCACCAAGGCTTCTTACAATCATTTCCTGGCCAGTATGGAAGGCCGGAACTTTGTAATCACTAACCTGATTGCAGAGGTGGCCAATTCTTATTATGAATTACTGGCGTTGGACAACCAGCTGGATATTGTAAATAAGAATATCGAAATTTTAACCAGCGCGCTGGAAATTGTAAAGATGCAGAAAGAAGCCACCCGCGTTACAGAGCTGGCGGTGAAAAAGTTTGAGGCTGAAGTGCTGAAAACGAAGAGCATGCAGTATGATATTAAACAGCAGGTTACGGAAACGGAGAATAAGATCAACTTTCTGTTAGGTCGCTATCCACAGCCTATTGCACGTAACGACCAGTCGTTCAATAGCCTGGTTCCACCCGCTATTCATGCAGGTATGCCGGCACAACTGTTGGCCAACCGTCCGGATATCAGGCAGGCCGAGCTGGAAATTACAGCTGCCAAGCTGGACATTAAAGTAGCCAAAGCGCAGTTTTATCCTTCTTTGGGTATATCGGCCGCTTTCGGTTACCAGGCATTTAACCCCTCTTATTTCTTACATACCCCGGAGAGTATTTTATATTCCCTGGCTGGCGATTTAATGGCGCCACTGGTAAACAGGAACGCCATTAAAGCCACTTATATGAATGCCAGTGCCAAACAGATACAGGCAGTGTATAATTACCAGAAAACGGTGATTAACGCGTATGTAGAAGTAGCCAATCAGTTGTCTAAAATAGGCAACCTGGAAAAAAGCTACGATCTGAAATCGCAGCAGGTAGATGCATTAACGCAATCCATTGACATTTCAAATGCCCTGTTTAAATCGGCGCGTGCAGATTATATGGAAGTGTTGATGACCCAACGCGATGCGCTGGAGTCGAAGTTTGAACTGGTAGAAACCAAAAAGCAGCAAATGAATGCGATGGTAAATGTGTACCGTGCATTAGGCGGCGGCTGGTAA
- a CDS encoding VOC family protein, which yields MINNSMYPCFILKGKAEEAADFYISTFGHAAVAQRMPFVVQITVHGQKMMLLNDGPDTQPTPAISFMVLSDTAEETEKYYQALAEGGKVMMELGTYPWSDKYGWVADKYGISWQLYTGTKTEQEQRISPTLMFTGDNAGKASEAIHYYTTVFPHSSIQGILKYAEGEGDSTDNVKHAQFSLNGYWVMAMDSSYNHGFGFTDAVSLVVECATQEEIDQYWNTLTADGGKEVACGWLVDKYGLRWQIIPDNIGKLFNDPEKGPRAVEKMLKMKKLIKAELENA from the coding sequence ATGATAAATAATTCCATGTACCCTTGCTTTATTCTGAAAGGAAAGGCAGAAGAAGCCGCTGATTTTTACATCAGCACTTTTGGCCATGCTGCTGTGGCGCAGCGTATGCCTTTTGTAGTGCAGATAACCGTGCACGGACAAAAAATGATGTTATTGAATGATGGGCCCGACACACAGCCCACACCTGCTATCTCTTTTATGGTGCTGAGTGACACTGCAGAGGAAACCGAAAAATACTATCAGGCACTGGCTGAAGGGGGGAAGGTGATGATGGAGCTGGGCACTTATCCCTGGAGTGATAAATACGGCTGGGTGGCTGATAAATATGGCATTTCGTGGCAGCTGTATACCGGCACTAAAACCGAACAGGAGCAAAGGATATCTCCTACACTAATGTTCACAGGTGATAATGCCGGTAAGGCATCAGAAGCGATTCATTATTACACGACCGTGTTTCCTCATTCCAGCATACAGGGCATTCTGAAATATGCAGAAGGGGAGGGAGATAGCACAGACAATGTGAAACATGCGCAGTTTTCGCTGAATGGCTATTGGGTGATGGCTATGGATAGTTCGTATAATCATGGTTTTGGCTTTACCGATGCGGTTTCGCTGGTGGTGGAGTGCGCTACCCAGGAGGAAATTGACCAATACTGGAATACCTTAACTGCCGATGGTGGTAAAGAGGTGGCCTGTGGCTGGTTAGTAGATAAATATGGCCTTCGCTGGCAGATAATACCGGATAATATAGGGAAGCTGTTCAATGACCCGGAAAAAGGGCCGCGGGCAGTGGAAAAGATGCTGAAAATGAAGAAACTGATCAAAGCAGAATTGGAAAACGCATAA
- a CDS encoding DUF4255 domain-containing protein has translation MIYESLTCIADELNEYFRVRLKIPEDKVVLSSLVNQDGTVAIPSENKIALTLVNIEKEPAANKGVLTRDAPSVSVNLQVMFAVYFSSNNYSEGLKFLSLIISFMQQKPVFTRANSPALHDSIEKISVEIETCGLDRLNNLWATLGAKYMPSVMYRVRMLTYDAEVSREYRPVIQGISTAGSI, from the coding sequence ATGATTTACGAAAGTTTGACATGTATAGCTGATGAGTTAAATGAGTATTTCAGGGTAAGGCTAAAAATACCTGAGGATAAAGTGGTGCTAAGTTCACTGGTAAATCAGGATGGAACAGTAGCAATACCTAGTGAAAATAAGATAGCGTTAACCTTAGTAAATATTGAAAAAGAACCGGCAGCTAACAAAGGAGTTCTTACCAGAGATGCCCCCAGTGTGAGTGTTAATTTGCAGGTGATGTTTGCGGTGTATTTTTCCAGTAACAACTATTCGGAAGGATTAAAATTTCTTTCGCTGATTATTTCTTTCATGCAGCAGAAGCCTGTGTTTACAAGGGCGAACAGCCCGGCCCTGCATGACAGTATAGAAAAGATTTCGGTGGAGATAGAAACGTGTGGCCTGGACAGGTTAAACAATTTGTGGGCAACATTGGGGGCTAAATACATGCCTTCGGTGATGTACCGCGTTAGAATGTTAACCTATGATGCAGAAGTGAGCAGGGAATACAGGCCGGTGATTCAGGGAATTTCAACAGCTGGAAGCATATAA